The Lycium barbarum isolate Lr01 chromosome 12, ASM1917538v2, whole genome shotgun sequence genome includes a region encoding these proteins:
- the LOC132623410 gene encoding uncharacterized protein LOC132623410: MGVVLERGQLEGILSSCLNLNQLIIKYCKLPYKLCISGTVTSVLFVNCCELDEIDLQATKLRRFEGSFDDKVKFCFSSVPVLKHVNICLIGGAGMPYIFGEFARDLPAQVKSLIITAYSDQVANFPTETQIFRNLRKLALLLESTYDFDIVKVSPVLDACPLLQYLDLVQKSTITQKARRSGIRSLSPTCHTELKEVRFGGFLGIQEEIELVLYILKSAMVLKRMFLSQYLISPYYSVHYGFDTWKKRERERLSIEQKLHRQAISSNVVVIIQ; this comes from the exons ATGGGCGTTGTGTTAGAAAGGGGACAACTTGAGGGTATCTTGTCCTCTTGTTTGAACCTTAATCAGTTAATCATAAAGTATTGCAAACTTCCGTATAAGCTATGCATCTCTGGTACAGTAACATCTGTTCTTTTTGTTAATTGTTGCGAATTGGATGAGATTGATCTTCAGGCTACAAAGCTTCGTAGGTTTGAGGGTTCTTTTGATGACAAAGTAAAATTTTGCTTCTCTTCTGTTCCTGTGTTGAAACATGTAAATATTTGCCTTATCGGAGGTGCTGGAATGCCATACATATTTGGTGAATTTGCAAGAGACTTACCTGCTCAGGTTAAATCTTTAATCATCACAGCTTATTCTGACCAG GTAGCAAACTTCCCAACAGAGACACAGATATTCAGAAACCTTAGGAAGTTAGCCTTGCTACTTGAGAGCACATACGACTTTGACATAGTCAAAGTTTCTCCCGTCTTAGATGCCTGTCCTCTTCTCCAATATTTGGATTTAGTG CAAAAGAGTACAATTACCCAAAAAGCAAGAAGAAGTGGCATAAGATCTTTATCTCCTACATGTCACACAGAGCTAAAAGAAGTGAGATTCGGTGGATTTCTTGGAATACAAGAAGAGATTGAACTTGTTCTTTATATTCTAAAAAGTGCAATGGTACTCAAGCGGATGTTTCTCAGCCAATACCTAATCAGCCCATATTATAGTGTTCATTATGGTTTTGATACATGGAAGAAAAGAGAACGAGAACGCCTCTCAATCGAACAGAAACTTCACCGGCAAGCTATCTCTAGTAATGTTGTGGTGATCATCCAATAA